DNA from Platichthys flesus chromosome 20, fPlaFle2.1, whole genome shotgun sequence:
GTCATCCATTGGCTCTGAGAGCTGCATCTGACCAGACACACACTCCGAGTCACAATTGGCCTCCTGGACAACAAAATTTACAATGCATGAACTatcaaaatgtatatattcacGTGACTGCGATAATGATGTGTTCTCCTTAAAGGCAACAGAAGATGGCGATGTGTCCGGACCATGGGGCGAACTCACGTCTTACCTGATGAGCAATAAAGGTAAATGTCGGATTTTCCACTTTTGATATTCAAGTGCAGCTCATTCCATCAATTAAAGCTTGTAGAGATCCGGTGCAGGATGTGTTGCAGTAATAAAAGCTGTTCAGAAAGGCATCGCATGTTGCATTTATGTTAAATGTTTGACATAATTTTCCCTGGAACAAGAGTCAGATGTCACACAATCTTTCTAAGACTGGCGTGATGTCTATGGGAGCAGCATGTTTagtgtatttgaaaaaaaatgatatgcttttattttgaataaattccAGCAACTTTCACAATACCCATGTTTGTATTACAGGGTTAAATATGAGAGTTAACACAAAACGGTATAATTATATAATGGTTAAAAGTTTTTAAAGTGTCAGACAGGGACTTGCAGACAAGAGCATGAATGGATATAAGGAGGATTTTGTGTGTGGCGCAGGAGTCGAACGCAGGCCAGTGTATAGATGGatcagggtgtttttttttcggTTCACTTAAATCCACATGTCTAAGTTcacttgtttttacttttttcccctttttctaTAGACACTGAGACTGCCATAAACCATAACATCTCTATAGATGACCTGATTGGAAATGTTTCCCGTACAAAGTACTTTCGCTACAATGGCTCCCTGACAACGCCCAACTGCGATGAAGCTGTGGTATGGACCGTCTTTCAAGAGCCgatcaacatcaacaaaaatCTGGTTAGTTGCGCAGCTTGCAAAACCTGCTCCTCAGCAGAGAGCAATGTTAATGACCGTGGAGACATTTTAAGTGCTTGTATTACATTAAGTGCAAAGGGAAGCCACCCAAGAACATAACCTTCAGGCACTGCTTTATCATGTCTGTGTCAGCTTAGCACAAAAGCTAAGTTGCTCTGAACCAAGTAGCTGGTGAACATAATGGTGGACCTACAGACCGCCCTGCCGTGGGATCCCTCCATAGCTCTGATGCCAGTTGACAGTCAGACCCCCTGGTACTCGGTGGTTATGACAACGTTATTACATGTATACTCAAATTAAAGCTAAGACTTTGTATGAAAGACCCCTTATTTTATTTCAACTTGATTGCACTGAAGCCTAGagacaaactgtcaaaaatAATTACAGCATTGTGAGCAGTAAATACTCAAGCACAATCAGTCAACAGCAGCTGTGGGAGGTGTCTGGTTCAGGTTTCCCTGTTTGTCAGGCAACCTTAGTGACCTCCAGCTTGTCTTAATATCAGGAAGTAGTGCAGCGTATAAGACGGTTGCCTGACAAGCATGAAGCTTCTTCCGTTTGCTTTACGTTTGCGATAAAGTGTATTTGGTGCTTCATTATTATCTTGTCCTTTATCAAGAGGAATCACATGCGCACTGTCACATGAGCAGCCACTGACGTCTGGTGACCCGTGCCTGCATGCTTTATAGAAAAATGACACGTGCTGGTCTGAGCATGGTTGGATGCATTTGTTTCACAATcaaggtttgtttttcattctgtcacagcaacacaaagccTTAGGCATGCTGCGTGTGACAGTTCAAAACGAAGGAAGCGACCCCTTATCTGCGTGACAGGCATCAGTTGATAAAAAAGTTACTTATTTCTCTGCAGGTGACTTGTTCTTAGCAGTGTCCGAGCTCAGCAGGCGTGTGACATTTTTTTCCTGGCACGTCCTACCAATCGCACAGCATGATTAGATGACAAAGCAAGCTCAACCCATGATGCACGTCTGCACAATGCAATAAATCAAATGATCAGAATCTTGAATTTTATCAGTGAAAAATATCACAAAGTAAAGTTCATCTGTAGCCTATAGCACTTAACTTGCACTATTTACTTCACTTTACCAGGGTTAGgcttagtgtcaacaaacaacCAGTTAATGTTGCTAGTGACATTCTTTGCCGCTATCTTCATTGTGTTAGAGGGAAACGAATTGTAACACAACACACTTTTTATCAGACAAGGTTGGACTATTGACATTGCTCTGCTCGTCTGTGGGCCTCCTCATGTCCTGTTAACAGATGAGCCCACAGATTGGTTGGCTGGCAGAATAATGAGACAATCAGCTACACCTTTTGCAGTCTTCACAGTAGAATCCAAAAGACTCTCACACTGCTTCTTAGATTCTCTGGTGTCCCCATTGTCCACTCAGGACAGCTTTGCTTGCCTCCATTTTCATTGCAACAGCATGTCAATACTGATGGGTCAAGGGGGCATGCAATAGGTCAAGATGACAGTGAgcaccctctgctggatcaggaCCCAAACTACTTCAGATGATCTGATGAAAcgtttctctttcatttcttaGATTGCGCGGTTTTCCGCGATTACGGGACTCACCAATCTTTATCGTCCTGCACAAACACTCAATGAACGTCAAGTGTTTGCTTCTCCTGGagtttctctccctcccagtGAGTTGGAAAATCCCACGCATGTGACCTATGATATTTCTGACTCTGTGTTGTTGCATTAAATATCACTGTTCCATTCTTTACAGGCAAGGCATGGTGCTATGATGATCACTGCCGTATGTATCATCCAGTATATAAAGTTACAGAATCATTGGTGGATTCGGGCTTGTCCTCAACTTTGGTTTTCCTCTCCCCTCAGAATACAACCAGGCTAACTGGCaacttctgtctctgtccaacTGTGGTGGTGAGAGTCAGTCACCCATCAACATTGAGACAAAGGACGCTGTGGTGAACGAAGCACTTGACGCCTTCACCTTTACAATGTTTGACGACAAACACACCATCAATTACATCACTAACACTGGCCATGCAGGTATGAAAGTTTCCTTTCTACATTAcaggctgttgtgtttttgaaatcCAACACAACGCAAAACTGAAACTCAAGCTAGCTGTAGTTTCATCAGTATTAACAGAATGACGTCCAAAAATTTGTATTGGTTGCTGGCGGCAGCTGATGTAGGAAAAACTGGGATTTCTAATTCAATCTGTGAAAGCCATTCACGCCTTTCCTTGTGTCCTCACTCAACTCCCAGTTAAGTGTGTGCTGACAGAAAACGCAGTGGAGGTGTCGGGCGGCGGTTTGGGTCACGTCTACTCCATCCTTCAGTTCCATTTCCATTGGGGTTCAAATGACTCCATGGGCTCGGAGCACGCGCTGGACTCAAAACGATACCCAATGGAGGTAAGTGCAAAAGTCCAAGCATTTCTGTTGGTGCACCTAATGCAGTGGTTTGTAATGGGGTTTgctttttgtgtctctgtccagaTGCATATAGTGACCAAGAGGAAGGATTTAACCCTGGATGAGGCCGTAAAGACTCCGAATGGCCTGGCAGTGCTGGGTTTCTTTATTGAGGTAACGTTGAGTATGTTAATAGTGAGATGCAAATCCATGTGTCTGCTGATTCTGAGTCAATTTTGAATGCGCCCTGTCTCCACACAAGAAGTGTGACCAAATAAACAATGCACCAGACAAACagtgtacattttaaatatctcaCTTGTTTAGTCTAAATTTGACCAAACCAGTGATTCTTTTGTGTAAGACTATTCTCACATATTTTCCAGCCTACATCaaccaggagcagcagcacaggacaTGAGGTAGGTGTTGTAGCTTTGTTAAACCTGGGCCTTACATGTTGATACCGGACATTGTTCACCCAGTTtgatgagacatggaccaaaccaaaaagtaaaatacatttttctcaaagatggtttatgGAATTCAAGGTAGTTATTGTCGCAAAACTGCAAATTTTTCAGTAGATTTAGTTTATGCTATAAAAATGAGCTAAAATGTCTTGATCGACAGCTCAGATTGACTAACAATTGGTCTGTCCCTGCTGTGCATACCCTGCTTGctactgcgcagactctggcACAAAACTGCGGCATTCCCTGTTATTTTGGCTTAGTTTCTGTACAATGGACGGTAGTGGAGaggcgtcgtccatctttcctTACACTCTTTGGTCCCTGCAGACAAATCCCACACAGAGTCCAACAGCTAATATGGAATCCTGGAAGACACTGAGCAGCTATCTCTCAGCTATTGAAGACATCGGTGAGTGTTCATTTGTTTCAATGCATTAAACACTGAAGGTGCAGACATAACCGTACCAGTATATTTGGTGCATATTTGCATCAATAAAGGCTCAACAGCTGAGGTCACAGAGGAGATCTCCATTGATGACCTGCTCGGCGGTGTGAACCAAACTGTGTACTACCGCTACAATGGCTCCTTAACCACCCCTATGTGTAACGAAGCAGTGGTTTGGACCGTCTTTGAAGAGTCCGTCAAAGTCGACCGAGACCTGGTGAGTGAACACGTTTTACGTTTTAACAGCTGGTAGCATAATgagatttaaataatatttgtgtCATCTTGCATCATCACATGGTGAGGTCTGCACAGGCTTGTGTTCAGGGCAGcaaacaggtgtgtgtgcaaTGAGGGTTGATGACGAGGTCAATGACTTTATGGTTCAATAGCTTTGAAAATTATCAagatgaaatgcttgagtcgcAGGCTCTCTTCtggcaatgctcaagtaattacatcctataaaataaagtagaatatcaaaatttaaaatagaaaataaagtatatataaacagctgaggagaaaataaaacaacaatagtgcaaatatgcaagtatgtcacggagaggattttaaaagtcttatggcttggggatgaaactgtctctgagcctggtggtgcgggcccggatgctgcggtaccgtcggccagatggcagcaggcaaaaatgtttatgtctggggtgaaaggggtctttaataatccggctgctcttcttcctgcaccgctgggtgtagggGTCCTCtgtggatggtagcgctgtcctggtgatgtgctgggcagacttcaccaccctctgtaaagccttacggttcagggcggtgcagctgccataccaggcggtgatgcagccagtcaggatgctctctatggtgaatctgtagaagttgcagagaatcctggagtccatgtggaggtTCCGCAGCcggcggaggaagaagagccgctgtctggccgtcttcctgatggagtctgtgtgatgggtccagttCAGGtaatcagtgatgtggaccccgaggaactttaagctgctgactcgctccaccgtggtcccgttgatggagaggggggcgtgttcttctcctagtctcttcctgaagtccacgatcagctccttcgtttggctttaagggatagttcaccgaaaagtTTTAATTCACTCATCTGCACACTACTGTGTCGATGGAGGGGTGAAGCATGGGCTACTAGTATTCAACTGTACAGCGAAAACTTTTTGTAAGAATTTTTGTATGAGTTGGAATATAATCAAACTCATAGCCTTACTTTTTGGTTTTTAGACTGTTCAGATTAGTTATACATTTGACTGTACCTGTCATAAAGTCTTGAATGTTTGGCATGGGAGTTTAACGAGACAAACCACAAGTTACGAGACCGGCAGTGGTCCCTTTATGTTAGCCCTTAAAACTGTTCTCGTTTTATTTCAACGTCACTTGGCAGAAGTTCAAAACTGAAACGATAAAACTTACAAAAACTCCTTGTACCATCTGATAAATCTGTATATACATTTCCTTGCTTGGTGCAGCCGCACAGGACAACACTGTCAAGGGTGGGAAGCCTTTCATtcatattcttttcttttctggagCCAAAACAAAATGATGCAGAGAGTTAATTCAATATgtatttctgatttatttcatttttttctaggAAAATAGGTCTTTTCACAtgcaaatcaaatgaataaacaaaaactctTTGCCAGGGCATACCAGAATGGCACTCGAGGAAGTCAACTTTTTTACAAAAAGGCttagaaaatacacacaaaacacacacagatgcatgtaTGAATCAGACTTTGTACTGGTAATTGCTTGGAAGGATTTTTCCTTCCAAGCAAGGAAGGAAAAATCTGTACATGTATATTTCCTTCCTTGCTTGGTGCAGCCGCTCTTATCTACTGATTAGATAGGTCTGTGCGGCACAAGACGTCAGTTCCACTTGGCTACGCTGATTTCACCTGCATCGACTCAAACTGTTGTCGGTGAAATCAGTGGTTGTTTGCTTTTGGGTTGGCCCTTATCAGTCCACAGCTGAAAGACAAACATGTGACTGAGTGCCCTCTCATATAATAGGTAATTTATGTTCCTGCATTCTTTCATTTACTGTTGCATGATTCCTGTTTAAAACCCTGCGGGGACAGGTGTGTCCTTGATGACTACTTTGATTAATCAATCTTGGCTTGAGTGTATACGTGCTTAAAGTATCAGGTTTCTCACAGGAAACAAATGGTGGTTTCCTCATGTGTGAATTTTTTTATGTGACCTCAACTTGGTTTGTCGGACCAAAAGAGATGGTCTTGGTGTGGCTCAAACTGAGACGTTGTTTGGCTCGACTGCAGTGTGGAAAAACGCCTTTTTGGAAGGTTCATCCTAGATGAAGTCTCTCGCAGGATTGCTCACAGTCCTCGAACTCTTATGTGTTTTGAATGCAAGGATGTTCATTTTCAATTAGTGTATAGGGTACTGCACTTGAAGATGACTGCTACCCCATGCACCTAATCGGCAGACCTGTGACGCACGCACAAGTGTAAAAGCTAATCAATCAAGTATAGGGATGCACAGCCAGGCCCATCATTGAGGCGAGGTGGAGTTTCCTCAATCCTGGAACCTGGGCTGTTTCTGTGTAGCACATTGATGTTTCCTACTCTAAAGTTCCTTACGATGGTTGTTTACTCTTGTCCCTTCCCCTCTCTTTGACTATTGCTTGAGCAAGTCAACTAGTAAAGCAGCTTAATTGACAGCGATTAAGTCATTAGCCAGCCAGTTAAAAGAATTGCTCCAACATCACTCTGTCCCACCTGAGAGCTAACTTTTGGTTTTATCCCACAGATAATGCTGTTCCCGACTCAGATGAGATACAACAACGTGTTTCGGGCTCTGCAGACTCTTAACAGCAGGACGGTCTACAAATCCTCTCAAGCCAGCACCTCTTCACCCGTCATGAAGTCTCTGCTGCCGGCATGTCTTTTCACCATTGTATCTAATTTGCATCCTTGAAAAAAGCTTGGTTCCCTGAAATTGCTCTGAAGGATAATCATATGTAGTATTAACTGTTTGTATTCTCAAGGTTAATTCAGTAGTTGTTAGCAAAGgaaaatgttatataatatgCAGTTAGATGCTGTGATCTCATAATCCAGATGTTGACTGTATGCCGACCACAGAAGTTTGATGTAAAAAATCTTAATCGGGTTAATTAAACTTCCAGGTGTTATCGTGCTCTTTGTTCACATTCACCCACAGATTGCTAGCCACAAAAATATATCATATGCTGtatggattttcttttaaacttgAAATATGATGAGGGAACCACACTGATTTATATCATACTAACCAGTGTGTGGGTGCAATTAATCAGAAGGAAAATGAGAACTTATGgtgaaactgaaataaataattgtattgATGCCATCTTCCCGAGTACGAGTGACTGTTTCATTACCAAAGCTAATGGGGACCCGGAATGTAAATCCCGTTCTAGCACTTGTAAGTGAGGATGGTAtgtttgaaaattaaaatgtcagtCACTCAAGAACAACGCCTTAATAATAAGCAGTTATGGATCATTGAGCGATTAACATGACGTGCAGACACGGGCGTTATTGggaaatatttttcatttagctaCCGCCTTATCCAAAGCGAAAGTGCTTTCAACCATGAGGGTGCCAAACAagaacaagaatcaagaaagtacaattttcttGTGCCTTATGTAAGAGATGGCGTGCTACatataagtgctactaaataattttttttatccaagGT
Protein-coding regions in this window:
- the LOC133975978 gene encoding uncharacterized protein LOC133975978 isoform X2, with the protein product MFPSSLLLCLGLGVLVKCDAGSDWCYTGCAHSPAHWGDVSSFCGGERQSPIDIDTSKVQVDPKLLDFTFKNFSSQNVFKSITNNGHTVKIWLEDNEVEVSGGGLDETYSTLQFHFHWGETDHIPGSEHTIDQHRYPMEMHIVSVKKGLTVEQAVADPTGIAALGFFLNATEDGDVSGPWGELTSYLMSNKDTETAINHNISIDDLIGNVSRTKYFRYNGSLTTPNCDEAVVWTVFQEPININKNLIARFSAITGLTNLYRPAQTLNERQVFASPGVSLPPSKAWCYDDHCQYNQANWQLLSLSNCGGESQSPINIETKDAVVNEALDAFTFTMFDDKHTINYITNTGHAVKCVLTENAVEVSGGGLGHVYSILQFHFHWGSNDSMGSEHALDSKRYPMEMHIVTKRKDLTLDEAVKTPNGLAVLGFFIETNPTQSPTANMESWKTLSSYLSAIEDIGSTAEVTEEISIDDLLGGVNQTVYYRYNGSLTTPMCNEAVVWTVFEESVKVDRDLIMLFPTQMRYNNVFRALQTLNSRTVYKSSQASTSSPVMKSLLPACLFTIVSNLHP
- the LOC133975978 gene encoding uncharacterized protein LOC133975978 isoform X1; this translates as MFPSSLLLCLGLGVLVKCDAGSDWCYTGCAHSPAHWGDVSSFCGGERQSPIDIDTSKVQVDPKLLDFTFKNFSSQNVFKSITNNGHTVKIWLEDNEVEVSGGGLDETYSTLQFHFHWGETDHIPGSEHTIDQHRYPMEMHIVSVKKGLTVEQAVADPTGIAALGFFLNATEDGDVSGPWGELTSYLMSNKDTETAINHNISIDDLIGNVSRTKYFRYNGSLTTPNCDEAVVWTVFQEPININKNLIARFSAITGLTNLYRPAQTLNERQVFASPGVSLPPSKAWCYDDHCQYNQANWQLLSLSNCGGESQSPINIETKDAVVNEALDAFTFTMFDDKHTINYITNTGHAVKCVLTENAVEVSGGGLGHVYSILQFHFHWGSNDSMGSEHALDSKRYPMEMHIVTKRKDLTLDEAVKTPNGLAVLGFFIEPTSTRSSSTGHETNPTQSPTANMESWKTLSSYLSAIEDIGSTAEVTEEISIDDLLGGVNQTVYYRYNGSLTTPMCNEAVVWTVFEESVKVDRDLIMLFPTQMRYNNVFRALQTLNSRTVYKSSQASTSSPVMKSLLPACLFTIVSNLHP